A window of the Branchiibius hedensis genome harbors these coding sequences:
- a CDS encoding magnesium transporter MgtE N-terminal domain-containing protein, whose translation MSSQTRVFVARIAGLVVLDPLGDQVGRVRDVIITFAANGQARAIGLVIEVPGRRRVFVPMTRVTGIDPGAVFTTGLVNMRRFEQRTGEYLAMAELLDRSVQVREEGQTFTGVVEDLGIEQNARRDWIVTKAFVRRAEDVSGASKAMSRLTRRRTGTTFLIDIDRILGLHQQAPAQSAESLLASYEDLRVADLAEVIHDLNPKRRAEVAAALDDSKLADILEELPEDDQVEILAGLEIGRAADVLEAMEPDDAADLLADLPPDQAEQLLARMEPDEAEPVRRLMSYDENTAGGLMTTEAIVLGPEASVAEGLALVRREQIAPALASAVYVCRPPLETPTGRFLGMVHTQALLRETPSSPVGSIVDKSIEPLLATAPLGHVTRTLATYNLVSLPVVDDSGRLIGVITVDDVLDHILPEDWREERHDLHPTMTTGRSEDRANRSTSHG comes from the coding sequence GTTTGGTGGTCCTGGACCCCCTCGGTGACCAGGTCGGCCGGGTCCGGGATGTCATCATCACGTTCGCAGCCAACGGCCAGGCCCGGGCGATCGGGTTGGTCATCGAGGTGCCCGGCCGCCGACGGGTTTTCGTCCCGATGACCCGGGTCACCGGTATCGACCCCGGCGCTGTCTTCACCACCGGCCTGGTCAACATGCGACGGTTCGAACAACGCACCGGCGAGTACCTGGCCATGGCCGAACTGCTGGACCGCAGTGTGCAGGTGCGCGAAGAGGGACAGACCTTCACCGGTGTGGTCGAAGACCTGGGGATCGAGCAGAACGCCCGCCGGGACTGGATCGTCACCAAGGCATTCGTGCGGCGGGCCGAAGACGTGTCCGGTGCTTCCAAAGCGATGTCGCGCCTGACCCGCCGGCGTACCGGAACGACGTTCCTGATCGATATCGACCGGATCCTCGGGCTGCACCAGCAGGCCCCCGCGCAGAGCGCCGAAAGCCTCCTGGCCAGCTATGAGGATCTGCGCGTCGCCGACCTGGCCGAGGTCATCCACGACCTGAACCCCAAGCGGCGGGCCGAAGTCGCCGCGGCCCTGGACGACAGCAAACTGGCTGACATCCTGGAGGAACTGCCCGAGGACGACCAGGTCGAGATCCTCGCCGGTCTGGAGATCGGCCGCGCGGCCGACGTCCTGGAGGCGATGGAGCCCGACGATGCGGCCGACCTGTTGGCCGACCTGCCGCCGGACCAGGCCGAACAACTGCTGGCCCGGATGGAGCCGGATGAGGCGGAGCCGGTCCGCCGGCTCATGTCGTACGACGAGAACACCGCCGGTGGTCTGATGACCACCGAAGCCATCGTGCTCGGTCCCGAAGCCAGCGTCGCCGAAGGGCTCGCCCTGGTGCGTCGCGAACAGATCGCTCCCGCCCTGGCCTCGGCGGTGTACGTCTGCCGTCCTCCGCTGGAGACCCCGACCGGCCGGTTCCTGGGCATGGTCCACACCCAGGCCCTGCTCCGGGAGACGCCCTCCAGCCCGGTGGGCAGCATCGTGGACAAAAGCATCGAACCGTTGCTGGCGACGGCACCCCTTGGCCACGTCACGCGGACCCTGGCGACCTACAACCTGGTCAGCCTCCCGGTGGTGGACGATTCCGGCCGCTTGATCGGGGTCATCACCGTCGACGACGTCCTCGACCACATCCTGCCCGAGGACTGGCGCGAGGAACGCCACGATCTGCATCCCACGATGACGACCGGCCGCAGCGAGGACCGCGCGAACAGGAGCACCAGCCATGGCTGA